In Sporichthya polymorpha DSM 43042, a genomic segment contains:
- a CDS encoding PucR family transcriptional regulator: protein MEDTVRGREETPPHVSARTGTSDAGHPILGLIRSIAAERPELLGGPVATLRRMDSAGRSDYIRSLRAFFDHAGDVPKAAEALLLHPNTLRYRLRRMQELTGLDLKDPTDRLVAELQLHILEHADESPASQPPPAQPGPADRG from the coding sequence ATGGAAGACACCGTGCGGGGGCGTGAGGAGACGCCCCCGCACGTCTCGGCCCGAACCGGCACGTCGGACGCCGGCCACCCGATCCTCGGACTGATCCGATCGATCGCGGCCGAACGTCCCGAACTGCTGGGTGGCCCGGTCGCCACGCTGCGTCGGATGGACTCCGCGGGGCGGTCGGACTACATCCGCTCCCTGCGTGCGTTCTTCGACCACGCCGGCGACGTGCCCAAGGCCGCCGAGGCGTTGCTGCTGCATCCCAACACCCTTCGATACCGCCTGCGGAGGATGCAGGAACTGACCGGTCTGGACCTCAAGGACCCGACCGACCGGCTCGTCGCCGAGCTGCAGCTCCACATCCTCGAGCACGCCGACGAATCCCCCGCGTCGCAACCGCCCCCAGCGCAACCCGGACCCGCCGACCGCGGATAG
- a CDS encoding O-methyltransferase: MSPRSPLLAPEVFDYVAAHAPAPDDVLRDLAAETAAMGGISSMQISPDQGAFLGLLARLVRVRFAVEVGTFTGYSSICLARALSPGGRLLCCDVSEDYTATARKYWDRAGVADRIDLRIAPAIETLQSLPAEESIDLAFIDADKQGYAGYWGEIVPRLRPGGLVLVDNTLWSGKVVDPAVTDADTEALRAFNDAVLADERVEAVLLPVADGLTVARKL; the protein is encoded by the coding sequence ATGTCACCACGCTCCCCGCTGCTTGCTCCTGAGGTCTTCGACTACGTCGCCGCGCACGCGCCCGCCCCGGACGACGTCCTGCGCGACCTCGCGGCCGAGACTGCGGCGATGGGTGGAATCTCGAGCATGCAGATCTCGCCCGACCAGGGCGCGTTCCTCGGCCTGCTCGCCCGCCTCGTCCGTGTCCGGTTCGCGGTCGAGGTCGGCACGTTCACCGGGTACTCGTCGATCTGTCTCGCCCGCGCGCTCTCCCCCGGCGGCCGCCTGCTGTGCTGCGACGTCAGCGAGGACTACACGGCGACCGCACGGAAGTACTGGGACCGCGCGGGCGTGGCGGACCGGATCGACCTGCGCATCGCGCCGGCGATCGAGACATTGCAGTCGCTGCCCGCCGAGGAGTCGATCGACCTCGCCTTTATCGACGCCGACAAGCAGGGCTACGCGGGCTACTGGGGCGAGATCGTGCCGCGGCTGCGGCCGGGCGGACTGGTGCTCGTCGACAACACCTTGTGGTCGGGGAAGGTCGTCGACCCGGCGGTGACCGACGCCGACACCGAGGCGCTGCGCGCGTTCAACGACGCCGTCCTCGCCGACGAGCGGGTCGAAGCTGTGCTGCTCCCGGTGGCCGACGGCCTGACGGTGGCCCGCAAGCTCTGA
- a CDS encoding molybdopterin cofactor-binding domain-containing protein: MSPTPSPDSAAIAESPVETPRGTTRRQFVGYVLAGTTLAVTADVAWETAAPSTAHAAGASPIPSNPTLSDNYDFLDAYRDSCLPTNHHLKIDVTPDGKAHFAIPRQEAGQGITTSFAQVIADEMDMPIENVVCTLEDARPELVFNMLTGGSTSHFSLWMPMKTMAATARTALATAAAEKWGVPVSSVKTRDGAVFGPDGQMATYGSLSELAASRVTKPLDVKLKSKPGKYMGQSIGRVDALDIVQGKKQFAMDLKVPNAMPTMVCRPPTLNGTVQSIENLEQVKAMPGVTDVGAISRGVAVRARTFGQCIDAIRALKVTWGAGTIDNENNESLTAKVASVLLPIAPALPSDEVIEEDYVYHYRSGSPLETNCAVADVRGDTAEVWAAHNMPIVTLQRIALMLNIPEDNVVVHCTTAGGSFGRHLFSDASYEAVEASKLFGKPVRLMYHRSDDARHGRMHPMMVNRVRMTKNGNSITSFTMSSASSACDWTHGLGEIISGSATAQDPRLGFSGNKEIGNLSIAVAFYQLVTSVPYNFGSTAVYLNEIFAYDTLPTSAVRNVYSPDTGCAREIHVSKVADAFGMDDYEFRRAFAKDDGWRAVLDKAAEAGNWGRTMPEGTAQAIALHSEYQCKVACFMEIDARPAMVNRKIREAYTGPRITKAIMAVDAGRVINPRNFQANMMGGCMDGIAQALTASCHIEDGLPLEASWDNYRYTRQWNVPYVFECHLMPDNREIGGGAGETGVAAGQAAASIAWGRAKGTLPTINPVNFNDPLGFVVKPKVPPIPQSPVNGRRFAR; encoded by the coding sequence ATGTCACCAACACCCAGCCCCGACTCCGCGGCCATCGCTGAGTCACCCGTCGAGACGCCGAGGGGTACCACCCGTCGTCAGTTCGTCGGATACGTCCTGGCCGGCACCACGCTGGCCGTCACCGCTGATGTCGCCTGGGAGACCGCCGCCCCCAGCACCGCCCACGCAGCCGGTGCATCGCCCATTCCGAGCAACCCGACCCTCTCGGACAACTACGACTTCCTGGACGCGTACCGGGATTCGTGCCTTCCGACGAACCACCACCTGAAGATCGACGTCACGCCTGACGGCAAGGCGCACTTCGCGATTCCGCGCCAGGAAGCCGGCCAGGGCATCACCACCTCGTTCGCGCAGGTCATTGCCGACGAGATGGACATGCCGATCGAGAACGTCGTGTGCACCCTCGAGGACGCCCGTCCCGAGCTGGTCTTCAACATGCTGACCGGTGGTTCGACGTCGCACTTCTCGCTGTGGATGCCCATGAAGACCATGGCCGCCACCGCCCGTACCGCTCTCGCCACCGCCGCGGCCGAGAAGTGGGGCGTTCCGGTGTCCTCGGTCAAGACCCGTGACGGCGCCGTGTTCGGCCCCGACGGTCAGATGGCCACCTACGGCTCCCTCTCCGAGCTCGCCGCGTCGCGCGTCACCAAGCCGCTCGACGTCAAGCTCAAGAGCAAGCCCGGCAAGTACATGGGTCAGAGCATCGGCCGCGTCGACGCTCTCGACATCGTGCAGGGCAAGAAGCAGTTCGCGATGGACCTCAAGGTCCCGAACGCGATGCCGACGATGGTCTGCCGTCCGCCGACACTGAACGGCACCGTGCAGTCGATCGAGAACCTCGAGCAGGTCAAGGCGATGCCGGGTGTCACCGACGTCGGCGCGATCTCCCGCGGTGTGGCCGTCCGTGCGCGCACGTTCGGTCAGTGCATCGACGCCATCCGCGCCCTGAAGGTCACGTGGGGCGCCGGCACCATCGACAACGAGAACAACGAGTCGCTCACCGCCAAGGTGGCCTCGGTCCTCCTTCCGATCGCCCCGGCCCTCCCCTCGGACGAGGTCATCGAAGAGGACTACGTCTACCACTACCGCAGCGGTTCTCCCCTGGAGACGAACTGCGCCGTGGCCGACGTGCGTGGCGACACCGCTGAGGTGTGGGCCGCTCACAACATGCCGATCGTCACCCTCCAGCGCATCGCGCTGATGCTGAACATCCCCGAGGACAACGTGGTCGTGCACTGCACCACCGCGGGTGGCTCCTTCGGTCGGCACCTGTTCTCGGACGCCTCCTACGAGGCCGTCGAGGCCAGCAAGCTGTTCGGCAAGCCGGTCCGGCTCATGTACCACCGCTCGGACGACGCTCGCCACGGCCGCATGCACCCGATGATGGTCAACCGGGTTCGCATGACCAAGAACGGCAACAGCATCACCAGCTTCACCATGAGCAGCGCTTCCAGCGCCTGCGACTGGACCCACGGTCTCGGCGAGATCATCTCCGGTTCGGCGACCGCCCAGGACCCGCGTCTTGGCTTCTCCGGCAACAAGGAGATCGGCAACCTCTCGATAGCCGTGGCCTTCTACCAGCTCGTGACGAGCGTGCCGTACAACTTCGGCAGCACGGCCGTCTACCTGAACGAGATCTTCGCGTACGACACGCTGCCGACCTCCGCGGTCCGCAACGTGTACTCGCCGGACACCGGCTGCGCCCGCGAGATCCACGTCTCGAAGGTGGCTGACGCCTTTGGCATGGACGACTACGAGTTCCGTCGTGCGTTCGCCAAGGACGACGGCTGGCGTGCGGTGCTCGACAAGGCCGCCGAGGCCGGTAACTGGGGCCGCACGATGCCGGAGGGCACTGCCCAGGCCATCGCGCTGCACAGTGAGTACCAGTGCAAGGTCGCCTGCTTCATGGAGATCGACGCTCGGCCGGCCATGGTCAACCGGAAGATCCGGGAGGCCTACACCGGTCCGCGTATCACCAAGGCGATCATGGCCGTTGACGCGGGCCGCGTGATCAACCCGCGCAACTTCCAGGCCAACATGATGGGTGGCTGCATGGACGGCATCGCGCAGGCGCTGACCGCCAGCTGCCACATCGAGGACGGCCTGCCGCTCGAGGCGTCGTGGGACAACTACCGGTACACCCGGCAGTGGAACGTTCCCTACGTCTTCGAGTGCCACCTGATGCCGGACAACCGTGAGATCGGTGGTGGCGCCGGCGAGACCGGTGTGGCCGCCGGCCAGGCGGCTGCCTCCATCGCGTGGGGCCGCGCCAAGGGCACGCTCCCGACCATCAACCCGGTCAACTTCAACGACCCCCTCGGGTTCGTGGTCAAGCCCAAGGTTCCGCCGATCCCGCAGTCGCCCGTCAATGGCCGTCGGTTCGCGCGCTGA
- a CDS encoding DUF485 domain-containing protein yields MAQVDEPGRSPTGMDREHEAIYNDPEFAELRRRFKRLVFPLVLGFMAWYFLYVICATYAHDFMGEEVLGHINVGLIFGLLQFVSTFGIAYFYAKRAEVELDPRSQGLLARHTGGGAQ; encoded by the coding sequence GTGGCCCAAGTCGATGAGCCGGGCCGGTCGCCGACCGGCATGGACCGCGAACACGAAGCCATCTACAACGACCCCGAGTTCGCCGAACTGAGGCGCAGATTCAAGCGCCTGGTCTTCCCCCTCGTGCTGGGCTTCATGGCCTGGTACTTCCTGTACGTCATCTGTGCGACGTACGCCCACGACTTCATGGGCGAGGAGGTGCTCGGCCACATCAACGTCGGGCTGATCTTCGGCCTGCTGCAGTTCGTCTCGACGTTCGGCATCGCGTACTTCTACGCGAAGCGCGCTGAGGTCGAGCTCGACCCGCGCTCGCAGGGCCTGCTCGCCCGGCACACCGGGGGAGGTGCCCAGTGA
- the acs gene encoding acetate--CoA ligase, producing the protein MHENRRFEPPAEFAAAANAQADLYDHAAKDRLAFWAEQADALAWEQKWDSVLDWSGAPFAKWFVGGKLNVAYNCVDRHVEAGHGSQVAFHWEGEPGDTRTITYSDLQREVSKAANALIALGVQTGDRVCIYMPMIPETVVAMLACARIGAPHSVVFGGFSADALASRVQDADARVIITADGGYRRGAPAALKPAVDEALTKCPDVRSVLVVRRTGQDVAWTEGRDVWWHDVVDSASDQHTPEAFDSEHPLYLLYTSGTTGKPKGILHTTGGYLTQCAYTHKYVFDIKPDSDVYWCTADVGWVTGHSYIVYGPLANRATSVMYEGTPDTPHQGRWWEVAEKYGVTILYTAPTAIRTFMKWGDDIPAKFDLSKIRLLGSVGENINPEAWIWYRRVIGGDSAPIVDTWWQTETGAIMISPLPGVTATKPGSAMRPLPGIGADVVDDNAKSVPNGHGGYMVLTEPWPSMLRGIWGDPERFRETYWSRFDGLYFAGDGAKKDEDGDVWLLGRVDDVMNVSGHRISTTEVESALVSHEKVAEAAVVGATDATTGQGIVAFVILRKSAGDGGADVIAELRAHVAKEIGPIAKPRQIMVVPELPKTRSGKIMRRLLRDVAENRDIGDVTTLADSSVMNLISEKLPSAASED; encoded by the coding sequence ATGCACGAGAACCGGCGCTTCGAGCCGCCGGCCGAGTTCGCGGCGGCGGCCAACGCCCAGGCCGACCTCTACGACCACGCCGCCAAGGACCGCCTCGCCTTCTGGGCCGAGCAGGCCGACGCCCTGGCCTGGGAGCAGAAGTGGGACTCGGTCCTCGACTGGTCCGGCGCCCCGTTCGCCAAGTGGTTCGTCGGGGGCAAGCTCAACGTCGCCTACAACTGCGTGGACCGGCACGTCGAGGCCGGCCACGGCTCGCAGGTCGCCTTCCACTGGGAGGGCGAGCCGGGCGACACCCGCACCATCACCTACTCCGACCTCCAGCGTGAGGTCAGCAAGGCCGCGAACGCGCTGATCGCGCTCGGCGTGCAGACCGGTGACCGGGTCTGCATCTACATGCCGATGATCCCGGAGACGGTCGTCGCGATGCTCGCCTGCGCGCGCATCGGCGCCCCGCACTCGGTGGTCTTCGGCGGGTTCTCCGCGGACGCGCTCGCGTCCCGCGTCCAGGACGCCGACGCGCGGGTGATCATCACCGCCGACGGCGGCTACCGGCGCGGGGCCCCGGCCGCGCTGAAGCCGGCCGTGGACGAGGCGCTCACGAAGTGCCCCGACGTCCGCAGCGTCCTCGTCGTCCGGCGCACCGGGCAGGACGTCGCCTGGACCGAGGGTCGCGACGTGTGGTGGCACGACGTGGTCGACTCCGCGTCGGACCAGCACACCCCGGAGGCGTTCGACTCCGAGCACCCGCTGTACCTGCTCTACACCTCCGGCACGACGGGGAAGCCCAAGGGCATCCTCCACACGACCGGTGGCTACCTGACGCAGTGCGCGTACACGCACAAGTACGTCTTCGACATCAAGCCGGACAGCGACGTCTACTGGTGCACCGCCGACGTCGGCTGGGTGACCGGGCACTCCTACATCGTCTACGGGCCGCTCGCGAACCGGGCGACGTCGGTGATGTACGAGGGCACGCCGGACACCCCGCACCAGGGCCGCTGGTGGGAGGTCGCCGAGAAGTACGGGGTCACGATCCTCTACACCGCGCCCACCGCGATCCGGACGTTCATGAAGTGGGGCGACGACATCCCCGCGAAGTTCGACCTGTCGAAGATCCGTCTGCTCGGTTCGGTCGGCGAGAACATCAACCCCGAGGCCTGGATCTGGTACCGCCGGGTCATCGGCGGGGACTCGGCCCCGATCGTCGACACGTGGTGGCAGACCGAGACCGGGGCGATCATGATCAGCCCGCTCCCGGGCGTCACCGCCACGAAGCCGGGCTCGGCCATGCGGCCGCTGCCGGGCATCGGCGCCGACGTCGTCGACGACAACGCGAAGTCGGTCCCCAACGGGCACGGCGGCTACATGGTCCTCACCGAGCCGTGGCCGTCGATGCTGCGCGGCATCTGGGGCGACCCGGAGCGGTTTCGGGAGACCTACTGGTCCCGCTTCGACGGCCTCTACTTCGCCGGCGACGGCGCGAAGAAGGACGAGGACGGCGACGTCTGGCTCCTCGGACGCGTCGACGACGTCATGAACGTCTCCGGCCACCGCATCTCGACCACCGAGGTCGAGTCGGCACTCGTGTCGCACGAGAAGGTCGCGGAGGCCGCCGTGGTCGGCGCGACCGACGCCACCACCGGTCAGGGCATCGTCGCCTTCGTGATCCTGCGCAAGAGCGCCGGCGACGGCGGCGCCGACGTGATCGCCGAGCTCCGGGCCCACGTGGCCAAGGAGATCGGCCCGATCGCGAAACCGCGGCAGATCATGGTCGTCCCCGAGCTGCCCAAGACGCGGTCCGGGAAGATCATGCGCCGCCTGCTGCGCGACGTCGCCGAGAACCGGGACATCGGCGACGTGACGACCCTCGCCGACTCGTCCGTCATGAACCTGATCTCCGAGAAGCTGCCCAGCGCGGCGAGTGAGGACTGA
- a CDS encoding cation acetate symporter, with amino-acid sequence MNETYGIAAISLVAALTVVIGAFGLRISRTTSDFYVASRTVSPLWNASAIGGEYLSAASFLGVAGLILAYGADLLWLPVGFTGGYLMMLVLVAAPLRRSGAYTLPDFAELRLSSTRLRMIASILVVGICWLYLMPQFQGAGLTLRTVTGAPRWVGEVIVAVVVVTAVAAGGMRSITFVQAFQYWLKVTAILLPAAFLFLSWQSDGSPPLTRDSQPRFAEATTVTVPEDLRIVVTQPVVPRVTGVIDGQRYIGGVAVLAPGSHTVERGARLDFPADAPVPVQEDLPTATDKNWAEPLTEGREHSLYATYSLIIATMLGTMGLPHILVRFYTNPDGGAARRTTLAVLALLGLFYLGPTLFGALGRIYAPDLLLTGRVDSVVLELPSRMIGGVAGDLLFALVTAGAFAAFLSTAAGLTLSAAAVLSQDVFRSGAVRTFQLSALPATLVPLAFALLAGGIPVGDAVGLAFAVAASTFCPLLVLGVWWRRLSTVGAAAGMVVGGVLAGIAVLATVIGGPYDGWPGALLAQPAALTVPIAFVVMIVVSLLTPSHIPSNVHRIMVRLHVPEGLGQDRGDFRR; translated from the coding sequence GTGAACGAGACGTACGGCATCGCCGCGATTTCCCTCGTCGCCGCGCTCACCGTCGTCATCGGTGCGTTCGGTCTGCGGATCTCCCGCACCACGTCGGACTTCTACGTCGCGTCCCGCACCGTCTCGCCGCTGTGGAACGCCTCGGCGATCGGCGGCGAGTACCTGTCCGCGGCGTCGTTCCTCGGCGTCGCGGGGCTGATCCTCGCCTACGGCGCGGACCTGCTCTGGCTGCCGGTCGGCTTCACCGGCGGGTACCTGATGATGCTCGTGCTCGTCGCGGCTCCGCTGCGGCGCTCGGGGGCCTACACGCTCCCCGACTTCGCCGAACTGCGGCTGAGCTCGACCCGGCTGCGGATGATCGCCAGCATCCTCGTCGTCGGCATCTGCTGGCTGTACCTGATGCCGCAGTTCCAGGGCGCGGGTCTGACCCTGCGCACCGTCACCGGCGCGCCCCGCTGGGTCGGCGAGGTCATCGTCGCGGTCGTCGTCGTGACCGCCGTCGCGGCCGGCGGCATGCGGTCGATCACCTTCGTCCAGGCCTTCCAGTACTGGCTCAAGGTGACGGCGATCCTGCTGCCCGCCGCGTTCCTCTTCCTGTCGTGGCAGTCCGACGGCTCGCCACCGCTCACCCGCGACTCGCAACCGCGTTTTGCCGAGGCCACCACGGTCACCGTCCCGGAGGACCTGCGGATCGTCGTCACCCAACCGGTCGTCCCGCGGGTGACCGGGGTGATCGACGGTCAGCGCTACATCGGGGGCGTCGCCGTCCTCGCCCCCGGCTCACACACCGTCGAACGGGGCGCGCGGCTCGACTTCCCTGCCGACGCCCCGGTGCCGGTGCAGGAGGACCTGCCCACGGCCACCGACAAGAACTGGGCCGAGCCGCTGACCGAGGGTCGTGAGCACTCGCTCTACGCGACGTACTCACTGATCATCGCGACGATGCTCGGGACGATGGGGCTGCCGCACATCCTCGTGCGCTTCTACACGAACCCCGACGGCGGCGCCGCCCGGCGCACGACGCTGGCCGTGCTCGCGCTGCTCGGGCTCTTCTACCTGGGCCCGACCCTGTTCGGGGCGCTCGGGCGGATCTACGCCCCGGACCTGTTGCTGACCGGACGGGTGGACTCCGTCGTCCTGGAGCTGCCGTCCCGCATGATCGGTGGCGTCGCCGGTGACCTGCTGTTCGCGCTCGTGACCGCGGGCGCGTTCGCCGCGTTCCTGTCCACCGCGGCCGGCCTGACGCTGTCCGCGGCGGCCGTGCTGTCCCAGGACGTGTTCCGCAGCGGCGCCGTGCGCACCTTCCAGCTCTCCGCCCTGCCCGCGACGCTGGTGCCGCTGGCGTTCGCGCTGCTCGCCGGCGGCATCCCGGTCGGTGACGCGGTCGGCCTGGCGTTCGCCGTCGCCGCGTCGACGTTCTGCCCACTGCTCGTGCTCGGGGTGTGGTGGCGCCGGCTGTCCACGGTGGGTGCGGCCGCCGGGATGGTCGTCGGCGGCGTCCTCGCGGGCATCGCGGTGCTCGCGACCGTCATCGGTGGCCCCTACGACGGCTGGCCCGGCGCCCTGCTCGCCCAGCCGGCGGCGCTCACGGTCCCGATCGCCTTCGTCGTGATGATCGTGGTCTCACTTCTGACCCCGAGTCATATTCCATCGAACGTGCACCGGATCATGGTCCGCCTGCATGTCCCGGAGGGCCTGGGGCAGGACCGCGGCGACTTCCGCCGCTGA
- a CDS encoding solute symporter family protein — MTGTETLTVCLFGAVVALTLYITMIASRQNTAAGDFYHGGRGFSGFQNGLAISGDYMSAASFLGISGAIALNGYDGFLYSIGFLVAWLVALLLVAELLRNTGRYTMADVLSYRMKQKPVRTAAATSTVVVSIFYLLAQMAGAGKLVALLIGAESDAAKNLTIVAVGALMIVYVTVGGMRGTTYVQIVKACLLMTGTIIVVFLTLLKFDFNISRMLAEASERDAQEKLGDGFNAAAAEVREFLYLGGGAQYGLTGTTKIDFISLALALVLGTAGLPHILIRFYTVPTARDARTSVLWAIGIIGSFYLMTLVLGFGAAALLGRNAIIAEDSSGNLASPLLAEEVGGGEGSAGGAILLALISAVAFATILAVVAGLTLASSSSFSHDLYANVIKSGNCSEQEEVRVARISAFVIGGVAIVLSLFAQDLNIAFLVALAFAVAASANLPSILLNLFWPRFNTRGATWAIYGGLIVCVGLIVFSPNVSGNATALFENNDWSYFPLKNPGIISIPAGFLFGIIGTLTSKEPETIEKYRNFEVRALTGAGAEKAAQH, encoded by the coding sequence GTGACCGGTACCGAGACCCTGACCGTCTGCCTGTTCGGCGCGGTCGTCGCGCTCACGCTCTACATCACGATGATCGCCTCGCGGCAGAACACCGCGGCCGGCGACTTCTACCACGGTGGCCGCGGGTTCAGCGGCTTCCAGAACGGCCTCGCGATCTCCGGCGACTACATGTCCGCCGCGAGCTTCCTCGGCATCTCCGGCGCCATCGCCCTCAACGGGTACGACGGCTTCCTCTACTCGATCGGCTTCCTCGTCGCGTGGCTGGTCGCGCTGCTGCTCGTCGCCGAGCTGCTGCGGAACACCGGCCGCTACACGATGGCGGACGTCCTCTCCTACCGGATGAAGCAGAAGCCGGTCCGGACGGCGGCGGCGACCTCGACCGTCGTGGTCTCGATCTTCTACCTGCTGGCGCAGATGGCCGGCGCGGGCAAGCTCGTCGCGCTGCTCATCGGTGCCGAGAGCGACGCCGCGAAGAACCTGACGATCGTCGCCGTCGGCGCGCTGATGATCGTCTACGTCACCGTCGGTGGCATGCGCGGCACGACCTACGTGCAGATCGTCAAGGCGTGTCTGCTCATGACCGGCACGATCATCGTCGTCTTCCTGACGCTGCTGAAGTTCGACTTCAACATCTCCCGCATGCTCGCCGAGGCCTCGGAGCGGGACGCCCAGGAGAAGTTGGGTGACGGCTTCAACGCGGCCGCCGCCGAGGTGCGCGAGTTCCTCTACCTCGGTGGTGGTGCGCAGTACGGCCTCACCGGCACGACGAAGATCGACTTCATCTCGCTCGCGCTGGCCCTGGTGCTCGGCACCGCCGGTCTGCCGCACATCCTGATCCGCTTCTACACCGTGCCGACCGCCAGGGACGCGCGGACCTCGGTCCTGTGGGCGATCGGGATCATCGGCTCCTTCTACCTGATGACCCTGGTCCTCGGGTTCGGTGCCGCGGCGCTGCTCGGCCGCAACGCGATCATCGCGGAGGACTCCTCCGGCAACCTGGCCTCACCACTGCTCGCGGAAGAAGTCGGTGGCGGTGAAGGCAGTGCCGGTGGCGCGATCCTGCTGGCGTTGATCTCCGCGGTCGCGTTCGCGACGATCCTCGCGGTCGTCGCCGGCCTGACCCTGGCGTCCTCGTCGTCGTTCTCGCACGACCTGTACGCCAACGTCATCAAGAGCGGGAACTGCTCCGAGCAGGAGGAGGTCCGGGTCGCCCGGATCTCGGCCTTCGTCATCGGTGGCGTGGCCATCGTGCTCAGCCTGTTCGCGCAAGACCTGAACATCGCGTTCCTCGTCGCCCTGGCCTTCGCGGTCGCGGCGTCGGCGAACCTGCCGTCGATCCTGCTCAACCTGTTCTGGCCCCGCTTCAACACGCGAGGCGCGACCTGGGCGATCTACGGCGGTCTCATCGTGTGCGTCGGCCTGATCGTGTTCTCGCCGAACGTGTCGGGCAACGCCACTGCCCTGTTCGAGAACAACGACTGGTCGTACTTCCCGCTGAAGAACCCGGGCATCATCTCGATCCCCGCCGGCTTCCTCTTCGGGATTATCGGCACCCTCACCTCGAAGGAGCCGGAGACCATCGAGAAGTACCGCAACTTCGAGGTCCGCGCGCTCACCGGCGCCGGTGCCGAGAAGGCGGCCCAGCACTAG
- a CDS encoding (2Fe-2S)-binding protein — protein MPKHSFVLNGKKVSVDIENNVRMLWVLRDVLGVTGPKYGCGIRVCQACTSHLNGKHFNPCSVPVSDIKSSDRITTIEGLAKTAKGSLHPVQEAWIKYDVAQCGYCQPGQIMAATALINRVKKSGRKISEADLDTLRNVCRCGTYPRIREAVKYAASKM, from the coding sequence GTGCCTAAGCACTCGTTCGTCCTGAACGGTAAGAAGGTCAGCGTTGACATCGAGAACAACGTCCGCATGCTGTGGGTTTTGCGTGACGTCCTTGGTGTGACCGGCCCGAAGTACGGCTGTGGTATCCGTGTGTGCCAGGCCTGCACCTCCCACCTGAACGGCAAGCACTTCAACCCGTGCTCCGTTCCGGTCTCGGACATCAAGTCCTCCGACCGGATCACCACGATTGAGGGCCTCGCCAAGACGGCCAAGGGCAGCCTGCACCCGGTCCAGGAAGCCTGGATCAAGTACGACGTCGCCCAGTGCGGTTACTGCCAGCCCGGCCAGATCATGGCCGCGACTGCGCTGATCAACCGTGTGAAGAAGTCCGGCCGCAAGATCTCCGAGGCCGACCTCGACACGCTGCGCAACGTCTGCCGCTGCGGCACCTACCCCCGCATCCGCGAGGCTGTGAAGTACGCCGCGAGCAAGATGTAA